One segment of Neobacillus endophyticus DNA contains the following:
- a CDS encoding transcriptional regulator SplA domain-containing protein: MAIYESYQPGQIVYVIIRNPHAQDVANVQQAAVVQHPEMPGQLALFLYETYYPLTDELAVYLTASEAESAYYEAFGFSEYEGYYG, from the coding sequence ATGGCGATATATGAATCCTATCAGCCCGGGCAGATTGTTTATGTGATCATTCGGAATCCACATGCACAGGATGTTGCCAATGTCCAACAAGCAGCAGTTGTTCAACATCCTGAAATGCCAGGTCAATTAGCATTATTCCTGTATGAAACATACTATCCATTAACGGATGAATTGGCAGTATATCTGACAGCATCAGAGGCTGAAAGTGCATATTATGAGGCATTTGGCTTCAGTGAATATGAGGGATATTATGGTTAA